The genome window ATTGTCGCCGAGCCGAAATAAAGAAGAAATCAGCAGGTTCTCCTCAGTCCCTACCCGAAGCATCAAGTCAGAATAGCCCCGATAATCTGCAATATCGTCGTTTTCAGAGCCCTTAGCTAAATAACCGACAAGCTTCGGGGCAAGAGTCCATTGCTGGCCAAGTAGCGTGCGGCTCCACGCCGGCATCAAAAATAAAGTATCGATGCTTCGAGACCGGTCTTCGTCCTGCCCATTTGAAGCATGCTCATAGCCTACCCTCAGCAATCTCGCACCAAACGGACTGGATTGTGAATCAAACTCCCAGAATAAGCTGGGCCTGTAAGTGGAGTCCTCGAACGGCGCGGACTCCTCACTCAGGTTCCAGAGAGAGGTCTGGGTGTAAGCAACGTGCAGATCTTCCAACCAACTTGCGCGCCTCACCACAAAACCGTCCTCTGCAAAAACACGGTACTTAAGGCTTAGCTGAAATTCCGCGGTTGTATCGTCATCCCTCCCTAAGGCGAAGAACATCGGTTCATTAATGGTTAAAGCAGGCTC of Methylophaga marina contains these proteins:
- a CDS encoding phospholipase A, producing the protein MTESNEEPALTINEPMFFALGRDDDTTAEFQLSLKYRVFAEDGFVVRRASWLEDLHVAYTQTSLWNLSEESAPFEDSTYRPSLFWEFDSQSSPFGARLLRVGYEHASNGQDEDRSRSIDTLFLMPAWSRTLLGQQWTLAPKLVGYLAKGSENDDIADYRGYSDLMLRVGTEENLLISSLFRLGDNGRTTIQLELSYPIRKRIFERTGGYLFLRTFKGYGETLETFNRKQDFQIRFGFAIVR